Below is a window of Gossypium hirsutum isolate 1008001.06 chromosome A12, Gossypium_hirsutum_v2.1, whole genome shotgun sequence DNA.
AAGTGTTGTGCTTTTCTGGTATTCTATACTCCATCTTGCCATGTATGTAAATCTGAAGTTCGAGGCTGCTTGTGATACAGGTTGCGAAAGATCCGTCCGGCAAAGACATTAACGCACTGGAGCAGCACATAAAGAACCTTCTTTGTCCATCTACTCCGTTTTTCTTCAACACTCTCTATGACCCGTACCGAGCTGGTGCAGATTTCGTTCGTGGGTACCCATTCAGTCTCCGTGAAGGTGTTCCCACTGCCGTTTCTCATGGCCTCTGGCTCAACATCCCGGATTATGATGCACCAACTCAGCTTGTCAAGCCTCTTGAGAGAAACACCaggtgtgtgtatatatatataaccttcaCATTTTGTCTGACGTATGTACTCGTACAAATGAAGACTAATTCCAATGTCTAATTTCTACCAGGTACGTTGATGCTATTATGACAATACCGAAGGGAACCCTCTTTCCCATGTGTGGTATGAATCTGGCATTCAATCGTGAATTGATTGGCCCTGCTATGTACTTTGGACTCATGGGTGATGGTCAGCCTATTGGTCGATACGATGATATGTGGGCTGGCTGGTGTACCAAGGTATCTCATCATTCTTGCCATCACCTACTGATTTGTTGCTATTACACTTGTCTGTAGCTTTATGTAAGTTTCCTATGACACTGCAACCGTTAATATAGCCTGTGGGTTCATATTCAGGTCATATGTGATCACCTCGGACTGGGAGTGAAGACAGGATTGCCTTACATTTGGCACAGCAAAGCGAGCAACCCGTTCGTGAATCTTAAGAAAGAATACAAAGGAATTTACTGGCAAGAAGAGTTGATCCCGTTCTTCCAGTCTGTTACCCTTCCTAAGGACTGCACCTCGGTTCAGAAATGCTACATCGAAATCTCCAAGCAGGTCAAGGCAAAACTAGGCAAGGTAGATGACTACTTCAACAAGCTGGCTGATGCTATGGTGACCTGGATCGAAGCATGGGATGAGCTGAATCCATCTGGTGCAAAATCCGCCGAGCTGTCCAATGGTGCTTCGAAGTAGGCTTGTTCAGTAAGCAGCTAACATATTGTTTAGCAGCCCTAGGCTTGTTTGGGGATCACCGACACTTGCCAAAGCTCCATTGCTTGGAGTGCTTATTTTGCAGGTTGGAGGAGGATGGACACATTgttattttatcata
It encodes the following:
- the LOC107951207 gene encoding probable UDP-arabinopyranose mutase 2 encodes the protein MAEPSTISPAPLLKDELDIVIPTIRNLDFLEMWRPFFQPYHLIIVQDGDPSKTIKVPEGFDYELYNRNDINRILGPKSSCISFKDSACRCFGYMVSKKKYIYTIDDDCFVAKDPSGKDINALEQHIKNLLCPSTPFFFNTLYDPYRAGADFVRGYPFSLREGVPTAVSHGLWLNIPDYDAPTQLVKPLERNTRYVDAIMTIPKGTLFPMCGMNLAFNRELIGPAMYFGLMGDGQPIGRYDDMWAGWCTKVICDHLGLGVKTGLPYIWHSKASNPFVNLKKEYKGIYWQEELIPFFQSVTLPKDCTSVQKCYIEISKQVKAKLGKVDDYFNKLADAMVTWIEAWDELNPSGAKSAELSNGASK